The Danio aesculapii chromosome 8, fDanAes4.1, whole genome shotgun sequence genome window below encodes:
- the b2ml gene encoding beta-2-microglobulin, like → MWLKLAVVAFVFLNASCLAKETPPKVQVYSRYPGEYGKDNVLICYVSGFHPPDITIELLKNGQEIPGATQTDLAFEQGWFFHLTKYVNFKPQSGEVYTCKVRHLKETKVYTWEPDM, encoded by the exons ATGTGGCTTAAACTCGCCGTGGTCGCTTTTGTGTTTCTAAACGCCAGCTGTTTGGCTAAAGAAA CTCCCCCAAAAGTGCAAGTGTATAGTCGCTACCCTGGAGAGTACGGCAAAGACAACGTGCTGATCTGCTATGTCAGTGGATTTCACCCTCCTGACATCACCATCGAGCTCCTAAAAAATGGACAGGAGATCCCGGGCGCCACGCAGACAGATCTGGCCTTTGAACAGGGTTGGTTTTTCCACCTGACAAAGTATGTTAATTTCAAGCCCCAGTCTGGAGAGGTGTACACCTGCAAAGTCCGTCACCTCAAAGAGACTAAGGTCTACACGTGGG